Proteins co-encoded in one Bacillus infantis NRRL B-14911 genomic window:
- a CDS encoding DUF441 domain-containing protein encodes MSQSLIFLILLLAIGLAAKNNSLVLAVMVLVAIKAIGADSKIFSVLQSKGVNWGVTVITIAVLAPIASGDIGFKELTAAFKSPYAWIALISGMAVALIAKGGLTLLTEDPHITAALVLGTILAVSLFKGVAVGPLIGAGIAYMAMRLFEFLK; translated from the coding sequence ATGTCCCAGTCGCTTATTTTTTTGATCCTGCTGCTGGCCATCGGGCTGGCTGCGAAAAATAACTCTCTTGTCCTCGCTGTCATGGTGCTGGTGGCTATAAAAGCCATTGGTGCTGATTCAAAGATATTTTCCGTGCTGCAGTCAAAAGGAGTCAATTGGGGAGTCACGGTCATTACCATCGCAGTACTGGCCCCGATTGCAAGCGGAGATATCGGTTTCAAGGAACTGACAGCAGCTTTTAAATCGCCGTACGCCTGGATTGCCCTGATTTCGGGAATGGCAGTCGCGCTGATTGCAAAAGGCGGATTGACACTGCTGACCGAGGATCCGCATATTACGGCAGCGCTTGTTCTTGGGACCATTCTGGCCGTATCCCTGTTTAAGGGGGTTGCAGTCGGGCCATTGATCGGAGCTGGAATCGCTTACATGGCAATGAGACTATTTGAATTTCTAAAATAG
- the ytvI gene encoding sporulation integral membrane protein YtvI has product MNTVYLNRSLRFIVVIGAVLLLLAGLFYVSKVTYPFIIGFAIAFLMNPLVNFLVRKGRMPRALAVLISLILIFAFFAGLITLLIAEIVSGADYLAQVVPNHLETLITYAEDFFAGQLIPLYNQLTSMFNSLDTGQKDTILANIQNVGSRFGATAGSFIQSFFEKIPNILSWFPNAATVVIFSLLATFFISKDWYRLSILGNRLLPEKAKASSATVFTDLKKALFGFVKAQATLVSITAIIILIGLLILRVDYAITIALVTGIVDIIPYLGTGLIFVPWIIYEAIAGEMSTAVGLGVLYVIVLVQRQIMEPKVLSSSIGMDPLATLVALFVGFKTIGFLGLIAGPVVLVIITTLHKAGVFRDLWLYIKGNDRRKPV; this is encoded by the coding sequence TTGAATACTGTTTATCTGAATCGATCCCTGAGATTTATTGTAGTTATTGGAGCAGTCCTCCTGCTCCTGGCTGGTTTATTTTATGTTTCAAAGGTAACCTATCCGTTTATAATCGGATTCGCCATTGCGTTTCTGATGAATCCGCTTGTCAATTTCCTCGTCAGGAAAGGGAGGATGCCAAGGGCTCTCGCCGTTCTTATCAGCCTGATTCTTATTTTTGCCTTTTTTGCCGGTCTTATTACTCTGCTGATTGCCGAGATCGTCTCTGGTGCAGACTACCTGGCACAGGTGGTCCCGAATCATCTTGAAACGCTGATTACATATGCCGAAGACTTTTTTGCAGGACAGCTGATCCCGCTTTACAATCAGCTCACCAGTATGTTCAACAGCCTGGATACGGGACAAAAGGATACCATCCTCGCCAATATCCAAAATGTAGGCTCCAGATTCGGAGCGACCGCAGGATCTTTTATACAATCGTTTTTTGAAAAAATCCCAAATATCCTTTCCTGGTTCCCTAATGCTGCAACCGTCGTGATTTTTTCCCTTCTGGCCACTTTTTTCATCAGCAAAGACTGGTACAGGCTTTCCATCCTGGGGAACAGGCTGCTCCCTGAAAAAGCAAAAGCCAGCAGCGCAACAGTTTTCACCGATCTGAAAAAGGCCTTATTCGGGTTTGTCAAAGCACAGGCTACCCTGGTCTCTATCACTGCTATCATCATATTAATCGGGCTGCTCATCCTTCGTGTAGATTATGCCATCACGATTGCCCTCGTTACAGGGATCGTTGACATCATCCCTTACCTGGGCACAGGCCTGATTTTTGTCCCTTGGATTATTTACGAGGCCATTGCAGGAGAAATGAGCACCGCAGTCGGACTGGGAGTCCTATATGTCATCGTCCTTGTACAAAGGCAGATCATGGAGCCGAAGGTGCTTTCCTCCAGCATAGGCATGGATCCGCTCGCTACCCTGGTTGCTTTGTTTGTCGGCTTTAAGACAATCGGTTTTCTTGGCCTCATTGCCGGCCCTGTAGTCCTTGTCATTATCACGACCCTCCATAAGGCAGGCGTGTTCAGGGATTTATGGCTTTACATTAAAGGTAATGACAGAAGAAAGCCTGTATGA
- a CDS encoding FxsA family protein: MRYILLLLIVIPAAEIGVLLLSGKVIGVWLTILLIICTGLLGAYLAKKQGLETIRRVQEQLGRGQLPGDAVLDGICILVGGTLLLTPGFITDITGFLLLLPPSRIFFKNILMKIFRSRIQRGNIKIIR, encoded by the coding sequence ATGCGCTATATTCTTCTGCTGTTGATCGTCATCCCGGCAGCTGAAATAGGAGTTCTTCTGCTGTCAGGAAAGGTCATCGGTGTATGGCTGACCATCCTGCTCATCATTTGTACAGGCCTGCTGGGTGCTTACCTGGCAAAGAAGCAGGGGCTTGAGACAATCCGCAGGGTACAGGAACAGCTCGGCCGCGGCCAGCTTCCGGGAGATGCGGTCCTGGATGGCATCTGCATCCTAGTCGGCGGCACGCTGCTCTTGACGCCCGGGTTTATTACAGATATAACTGGTTTCCTTCTGCTGCTGCCCCCTTCAAGGATATTCTTCAAAAATATCCTGATGAAAATTTTCAGGAGCAGGATTCAAAGAGGAAACATTAAGATTATCAGATAG